CATTCTTTATGTGCTTTTTCTACTGTTCTCATTGGTGGGGATGTAGTTAAACTCTCGAATTCCTTCTTGTTTCTATCTTTCCACACCTGCCACAAAATGTTTGCAGTCAAGCCAATGTGTTCCTTCCCTTCTGGTCTTGTTCTTGCTTCTGTGATTCTGAGCCACCACCTTCTAAAATCTCCCTGCCGATCCTTAGCTCCCTCCCATTGAATAGGAGCTGCCTTCCAGATTTCCATCGCGTGTGGGCATGTTAGCAATAAATGTTCAATTGTTTCCTGTGCCTCTCCACAGGTTCTACAAATAGGATCCCCTATTTCTGTTCTTCTATTCACTGCTTCTCTAACTGGCAAGGCTCCTTGTATACATTTCCAGATGAAGAACTTGATTTTGTGTTTGATGTTGAGCCTCCAACTGCTGCAGctgtcctctctctctctctctctctctctctctgagaACGATGAGGTGTTGATAGGCGAAAGTGGTGGCAGGGTGTGATGGGCTAAGGTGGAGGAGGAGaaagatgaaaaaaagaaagaaaaaatttttttgcagtgttttgggatattttgagatacgtattttaaaatttttgggtattttttaaTACAAGTTGCTAAAAACAAGTTGTATAGTTCTATGGGAGTGTGTCCTAAAATAAGGGTCACTGCAATTGAGAAAATCAGCGTACAAAATATCCAATTtgatttgctttttttttatgCTTGAACACAACTTACcaaactttttttaaaaaaaaaaaaaaaagcttccaATCACCACAAGTGTTAGAACGCCGCATTCGAAAATGGATGCGGCGACACATGATTACCGTTGATCAAATTTCAAAGTTaagcaatttttttctttaaagttgCATGCGGAGACTGTGGCAAGCGAAGGTCGCCGCAtgtagtttttaaaattttggttgCGGCGACTAACTTGTTTTGTCTgggatttgataattttttaattaataggTGTCATACAGATGGAGGAGGACGTTAAGAGAAAGGGTATGTTGGTGAAAATTTAGAAGTCGTGCATGGGGTTTGGCAACCTTGCCAAATTGTTTCATATTTTACTGCCTCCCAAGTAAAAAATGCTGCGTGTGGTTGGCCTCCATCATCCATCACCGTTTGAGGATTAGGAACACATCAACATAATCACACACCGTCATTCATGTATACAAATTTATGTTTCAAAGAGGCTTCTAACCAAGTCTTATGCATACTTCACacatgtttttcttctttttattttagttttttttttttcatataagAGGATCAAAAGTGACATTCTACCTATTCTTTATTGAATTAAAATCGAGACTTATAACTACTACATTGGGGAAAATTTTAATTAGCTAACAATTGATTCCCTTTTTATTCTCTTTATTTATCAAGAAATAGAATTAGAGGCATGAGTGAGCAGTGACAGTGCTCGGATTTTTTTTCTGCGGGGTCAAAATTTCTCCtaacaaaattatcttaatatattataatcaaaataatttccatctatttaaatatatgacatctaaaaatatcaaatattaactttaattataaaggtatgtctatttcataaatatgtaGCATAGTCATAATGAAAATTaagacaaaaaataatttttgattatATATCTTGTAacatcacacacacacatatataactattttcaatttaaaaaagataaaagttatgttaacataccttgaaatttcaaccttttttcttaaaagtaaattaaaatttgtgctctttcatagaactaaattcatctatgaATGAATCAGTgataaattttccagcaacttCCTTTTCTATATACACAATTAGgtaatcattcaagaaattatcttccaTCTTATTTTGGAGATTTGTTTTGATTatcttcataattgaaaatgtccaTCTATAGTTGTAGTTGATACAGGAAGAGTGAGAATAAATCTAATCAATTGGGTTAggttgtatatttgtatatgagCCAATAAAacaatcatttttgttttagccTATTGATAATTATGAATTGGGGTCCTTTTATTGTGATATATAAAATTGGATCAATTTACTAtagatcaatttttttttggaagtcaAATAACTAgcacaataaaaaaataaataatttttttaaagaaaaaattaattcaaagatagctaattcatatatataaactctcataatataaactaaaattgtaaaaaaaaaataaggaagaTTAACTTTATTTTACACATATATTTACAcactatgaattaaaattttcaaaattcaagaaaagcCGTGGCTCCCTCGGTCCCCTTGGTTCCGTCATCGTGAATGAGTGATTgaaaaagagagggagagagaggtgCGTTGCATTAAAAAGAGGAAATGCATTAAGCAGTGTGATTGTAGTTTGTGTTACTGGGGTTGCTTGCTACAATAATTCCACCTGTCTTAACGTTAGATGATTGTTTCTTGGGGAGATCGTGCGTGCTTCAATGGAAATGGAAGAGTGCAAAAGCAATTGTGTTTGACCCCTCATTTGGGGTTGATAATTTTTTAATTCATAGGTGTCATCAatggctaaaaaaaaaaatgaaaagctttaGATCGCCACATCCAACCTGGATGCAGCGAATGCaggaattttttttcaaaaaaaaaaaatcaattatcaaaaaaaagcaaaaatacATTAGATTTTTTGTACGTTGATTTTCTCAATTGCGACGGTTTTTATTTCAGAACACACTATTACAGAACACCACTTTTCAGATGTCTTGATATATTaacaatatttaaaaatattcgCCATTAAAAATAGGTTAAAAAAATGGGTCCCAATTAGACCCTAAATTCCAAAATTACCTACATACTATAAATTCCAACTCCCATTGTCTGTTAGCAACAACGCCGTATTAAAATTCAAAGGTCTGAAAATCTTGGGAGTCTGATATTCTTCTTAAGGTACTACTCCTAGGCACATATGTGTGCTATAACATAACTCCAGTAATACAACATCAAGAAAACATCCACCATCTTATGCAATTACTCAAGTTCGCTGAATACGTGAACATGCTTTTATAAAGGTAATCCATAGAAGAAGATCTAAACTCCACAGTCTAAATCGATTCTGAAAGTGATAAAATCGGAACTTTATTTCAATGATATTAGTACGTTTGAACACATGTCAAATATACGAaacttaaaatttaaattcaaaatcacaaatgtTATGCATTAAAATTTGTTAGCAAAATCACAAAGTTAACAATTCATCTCATTCAATACTGATGGGAGTGGAGacaatttaagaaaagaaaagaacaaaaacagGTAAACAGAGCactaaaaaaagagaaatttattGCCTAATTTCCAATCACTTTCTGCTGCGTTTGATTCCTTTCTTGATTCCATAACCTCCAAAAGGCTGCACAAGGCTGCCAGCACAAACGTATCCTTCCATTGTAGAATATAAATTGGGAATCCTGGCCGTCTCGCCCCGCCTCGGGTTTTCAGTGTAGAACCACAAAAAACCCTGATTTTTCTTGTGCAAAACAAGTTGTTTATTGGCTTCTGAATACCCAATAGGATCGATATAGCCGGTTGAGTAAAATTTTGTTACTGGAACTCGTAAAGTCTTTGTCCAAGAATCCTTTCTTCCATAATCCTTCATTACCCATAATAGAACGAATGTGCCTTTAGGATCAGAATACTCTGTAGAAAGTATGCAGAGGCAACCTTCCAATAACCCCAAATCCCACCAACATTTATCACTCAAAATCTCAGGCATTGGCACAAGCCTATATTCCTCACTTTTAAGATCAATAGCTGCAATAGAATCCCCCTGCACAATCCAATGCAAGGCATGATTACAGAGAACTCCACTGGATCTTTGACTTCCTTGGCTAACGGCATATGGAAATTCCGGAAGCCTTCTCCAAGAATTCGATTTCAAACTATAAACCTTAACTTCACACCAAGCCGGTGCATGGAGAGATACTTGATGTTGAACTAACCTCACCAACTTGTAATCATCTGTAGAATCATCATACCCGAAACCATAGTGGAAGGATCTATTTAGGGTTCTCAAGTAACCAGACAACTTGCTTTGGACCCGAGAATAAGGTAATTCAAAACTCTTCCTAATCCAGGGATTCCACAGAATCACCCTAGTGGGAGTGGCCTTATCCTCCATGCAAATCAGGCCATTGCAAGCGCCAACTAGCCTAGAATTTCCCAAAGCGATCTCTGAAAGAGGGGACCCTTTTATCGTTCTCAAAGTATTCTGGAAGTTTGCCGCTGAATCCCATCGTGCAGCACAAATCCTGTAACCGGATGCATGGTGACCCCTGAAAACGTAGTCGCTGGCGTTGTAGTGCAAAGTTGAATGCCTCAGTTGCATCCGTTTGAACTCAGGACTGTCTATTAAAGCACGCCATGATTTCGATACACATCTAAATCGCATAAGTGGAGTAGGTGACAATCTTGCAAGAAATTCAGGTATTAAATCATCTGGTAAACTTGGGATAGACATTGTTTGGTATATAGGTGTAAAATTAATTGTAGCAAATCATGAACAAATTTTTAGTATATAGATGAAGAAGAAGCAGCCGCCTAGATACTAGCAACTACGTGATTTTGTTGAAGGACCATGGCAGACGGCAAGATTTTTGGGCTTTTAGTAATGTAGCAATCCTAACACTTCAAAACCTAACgttattatttttggaaattacGTTTTTGGAAATTACCGCGATTTGCTCACTCGTAAAATCTCTTACCCATTCTGACACTTTAGCCTCAgcacttcttttttgttttttctacaGTTTtggttcctttccttttcttatcCACAATACAATAACGTCAAAATGGACAATACAATTTCTTATTTCTTACCCACAATGATTCTATGTAAAAATATATTAAGACACTAGGTTTTTTTGTGTCCGAAACCCATGAAAATCTCTCTAGTGTCCGATAGAAACATATTTTGACCGCACCAGTTCAGCAGAATGAATATGATTACACTCCACAATTACATAAATCAATcgttaaaacaaaaatttgagaaaactatAACTGAAGGCTAAATGGGTTTCTAACTCTAAGTCAAATTCCAATATTCGATTATAAAGGTTTGTACATCATATGATTTCGTATGATATAAGGATTCCAGTGGGGTatctatatttatataaatttccagtattattttttatcattccctaatattttctcgattttattaattttaatttaccaAAAAATAATGTTATATAATTAGGGACAAAAGTGATAGAGATGCTAAAGGTTCAATAGTGGTTCCTTTTTATAATTAGGTACAAAAATAATGTTATATAATAGTGGTTCCTTTTTACCACTATGTTACATAATTATGTAAACTGTTaagaaattcttttttttttctttttactgaGGATCAATAACTATACATCTACCCCTTATGACTTGAACCCATGATCAATGTTTTTAAAAGGCATATATGGGGGCGCACTCTAAGATGCAATGTGCCCCGGTGTGAGATGCAGCTGATTTGTCTTGGGACATTAGTGGAACGCACAACTTTTAGTGGGTGTATGCCCCATCGCTGCTCCAAGCTTTGAAGTGATGCCCTGGGCCTGAGGCGCACACTTGAGGCGTGAAGGGCGCTCCAATTTGCATAAATAGAAATCCTTTAACGGAGgagggaaaaaaagagaaacatgGCTAGagaataaagcaagtaaataaAGATAGAGAATGAGAAACCAGAAGCAACTAGATTGATTTAGTTGTTTGAATTAGTAAAAGATTTGCTATTGCagtcaaatccaaaattacatAAAATAAGAACAGCGAAGAACAGAAGTGGGGtttgaagaagaagacaaaCATGGCATTTGTCTCACTTATAATACTATGTGAATTATTGCTATAAATTCTCATACTTTTCTTAGGTCTTAAAGTACAATATTAGCAATGTCGTTGTCCCTTGTCGTTTACAACCATTTTAAGATCCCACAACTACTATTTAGGAAACTTTTACCATATTTTTAATATTGTTATTCCTATCATACATCATGACAATCTATTTTTGCATATTTAATTGTACTTATATGtattttaatgatttttttttgtaaaattgtCAATACtttattaatatattttatatttttaaatatttaaatatttaaaattttaaatttatgggACTTATGCCCCACACTCTAAAGCTTTCACCCCATTTGAGGGAAACAAAATATCTCATCCAATGCTTTTGCCCTTTAAAACACTGCCCATGACTTGTCGGTAAGCTTCTTACCACAAACCTTCGGACTAGGATGATAGAGTTGCTTAAGGTTAAGAATACGGGTGTAAATTGGGCTTTATATAAAGGATTTTGCCAAATCCAAACTTAGCTCAAGAAAGTAGAATACTTCAGCTttttaattttgcattttgagtttgcataTTATAAGGCTGGTGCTATAGGCTGAGACTTGGGGCCGATTTTGGGCTCGGTTCAAAGCCACAATTAGTACATAAAATCATTGGGCTCGGGCTGATTTAATATTGTGTATGAGCATAAAAtcattataaaatatatatcatACACATGacgaaatatatatatatttatgaattATAGACATTATTATACATATAAATacttatttatatttatataaataatatatttggatCAGATTTTAATCATGCTAAGCCTAATGAAGCCTAAACTTGATTCAAAATTAAATTGGATTCTATCTAGGTCCAATCTCTAATCGACTTAATAATAAATAATGCCCAATCCTAAATATTGCAGGTCGAGTTCCGGTCAGCCTGACCCATTGACAATCCTGGTTAAGAAGCTAATAGGTTAAAAGTCTCTAAAGTTTTTCTTATTAGCGATTTAGGCTTTTTAATTTGGGATGACAACAGAGCTACTTTGAGGCAGGAAGTCTCTCCTTCCCCACGGACCCCACCCTGCCTTCAGGTAAATGCCCTCGTTTCCCCTGCCCTCACCCCCACTCGCTCGCCCGCGCAGCTTAAGTTACTAATGCTACTATTAGTGATAGTACTATTACTATAGCTACAACTGCTACAATTACTGCTACAAATGATGTGAGGCATTTAAAGCTGAGGGAGAAAAATTCTTCCGCACCTCACCCTCCTCCCCCATTCCATTACTCCCCTGTGGAACCGGCATGTACAGACACATGCCCCATTGCTGTTGGCACTGGCATGCATTTCAGTCCTCATTGAATTATTTGCAACTTGGCACTATTTTCCTAGCTAACCATAAAACTTTCTTAGTCCTTTGGAGCGAATCTCAAACAAGTTGAATAtaatttagggataatttcagaaacctctcttgaGATTTCTGATAATTTCACCAGTCTCTCATAAAGTCTGTAAAATTATATAAACGTCCCTTGAGATTAAGGTTTTGATAACAAAGTTAgtccaattagaaaaagtaacattaaaaaaatattttaaagagagagagatgaaacttttatttcataaataccCCTTATGTACATAAGTCATattagtaaaaaataaaaataatcaaaagttAGAAATGATTAATACACAAATTTAACAACTCAAAAAGTtcacatttaataaattagacaacacatataaataacaaaactacactaatgattacaagattcaagaaaacaaaCTAGTCATCTCTTTTAACATAATGTTTGCTATGATTCTtgtaattttaaacaaaaaatttttcgAATTTTGCCGAAGGGTTGTTCATTTAGTTGGTGGCTAGTGTGGTTCAAAGAACAAGTTGCAAGGTTTGTGTCAAAGCTATCCAAGCAAGTGGTTCAAGTTCATGATTATTTTAGAATCCGCCATTCACTTAGCCAAGTTGGGGCTGCGGGTTCACGCTCCAATGGTgatttagaaaaggaaatttgtaTGTTTCAATCCATGGGATGTGTTATatctagacaaaaaaaaaaagtgtgtaaattaattaagtttctTTATGCCCTAAAACAAGCACCTAAACAATGGcatgagaaatttgatcaagtattgaTAAAAGATGGATTTTCATCTGTAGAAGTGGATAAATGTTTATATACTAAAGCTGTAAATAATCAATATGTGATAATTAGCCTATATGTGGATGACATGTTTATATTTGTACAAGTATAGATATTGTTAATAGTACTAAATATTTTCCATCTTCtaattttgaaatgaaagatttgagTGAAACTAAAATGATATTGGGTGTTAAAATCATAAAGAGAGATGATGGCATAATGTTGTCACAAAAGCATTATACAGAGAGACTTcttaagaaatttaaaaattatgatGTGACACCTGTAAGTACCCCTTATGATGCTAAcactcaattaaagaaaaataatagtgACCTAATTGCTCAATTGAAATATGTTGAGATTATTGGAAGTCTGATACATTTGATGAATTTCACAAGACCTGATATAACTTGCTGTGTGTAAACTAAGTAAATATACTCACAATCCCAATAGTGAGTATTGTTTTCATTAgtcaaacaaatgaaatatttgacaGATATCATGAATTATGGTATCTTATATTGTGGGATTTTCACTACATTAGAAGGGTACAGTGATCCTAATTGGATCTCTGATTTAAATGAGACAAAATCCACTAGTGGTTATATGTTCGCGCTTGGTGGTGGTGCAGTAGCATGGAAGTCAGCCAAGCAGACGATCATTTCTAGGTCAACAATGAAGTCGGAGTTTATAGTTCTAGAGTTGACTGGTTATGAGGCTGATTAGTTAAGAAATTTTTTAGTCAATATTCTTCTAACTAAAGATCCATTGCCACCTGTATTCATACACTGTGATTGTCAAGCGGCAATTGCTATTGCTAAAAATAAATCTTATAGTTGTAAAAATCAACACATGATATCATAAAGCAGTTGCTTGAGATGGAattatttctattgattttgtgAAGTCAAAGTTGAACTTGGCCGATCCTTTGACTAAACCTATAGGAAGGAAATTAATTCTTCAAACTACACAGTAAATAGGACTAAGGCCAAGAAGTTATCAATAGAGAAAATAACCCAACCTATGTGATTGGTGATCCCATGATGTAAGTTCATATGAGTAATAACAAGTCAATATTGTTTGTAAAGCACTTCAAATTTAAGTGCCTCCAAAGATAAGTGCTTTGACTGCTAGTAATTATAAGGTTGAGTTTAAAACTTTTAATGAATTCATATCCCTTTAGGGAGGTGTATTTAAAGCAGCATACACTTAATGAATTCACCTATATGAGAGTGGAGTGGGGCCGCTCCTATAAGATTCTTTGGCTGGGTCTTTAGACTCTCATGAATAACTAGGCGGGTGCACGGCCTAAAAGTGCAAAATCACATTAATAGCAAATTGTAGGTTGTAATATGATTGATAAAATCTCTATCATACATCAAAAGTTATTGATTCAGAGAAATTATACTTCACCAATAATTCTGTACGTCATGTTTTGTTAATCTAAGTTTGGTTCATAATCAAAAGGCACCAAACTAATTACATTTCATCCAAATAAATCTAGCAAATtatattcttttttctcttttgcccaaaatcttttgaaataggaAGGAGATTTTTGTAAATAGAGtagtatttcaaaaaattttgtctcatattgaaaaatcaaagagaCTTCTCATCATTTTATAATGCTTAGTTTCTTATTGGATTTGTGTTAGATTGGTAACTAGTATGGGCTCGCATGCATGAGAGAGAAATTGAGTTGGGTCGATTCAGTACAAACCAACGGATTTGCTCCCCTCCTTGCCTGTGGGTTAAACACGACCCAAAATAATTTTACTGCTCTTATATTTTGCAAGAAGTaaaatttacttttacttttatgttTTACAATTTAGGATAACGTTTGACTCTTTTCACCAAGAAGATAAGATCTTATCTCTTAAAACGTTCCTTTCTTTCGGTTACAAAAATCAGGCACAAacgtgcacaacgttcttttgttaATGTTCTTTTTAGTTACACAAAATCAGGCaccttttttttgttgttatcGAAATTTATCTCTTAACCTCTCCAACATACATTTTCTGAAGTCTATAAATACCAGTTGATCCCATTTTGGAAAGTGCACTCAAAGCTTACAATAGACTCATACTGCAagctctcttctttttcttctttctctcaaaatttctttatttctctCTGCTGAATTTAGACAACATTTGCTAGTTCTGATCCTTCTTGTTTACAACAAGAAGAAGACTTGTTTAATTTTGGGGAAACATTTCAACTTTCTAAAATAGTTTCTTAAGACAGTGCTAGGAAGCACAACTCAAGTTTTCTCATTTGCAATTTTGCTAGCATTGTTCAGGTTATTTTTTCAACATATTGCATGTCACATACAGTTGTGGGAGACTACAGTTGTTCGGGTTATTGTTTTCTTCCGTTTCTTCCGTACAGCAAACAAATCTCGTGTATTGCAAGGAATGCCATGGTCTTTTGATATAAAATTACTTGTTCTTTCTAAGTACAAAGGAAATGTGCCTCTTGGGAAATCCCATTTTCTCGTTGCTCCATCTGGGTCAgagtttttaatgttttactaGATATGGTGTCTACTGACACAGCCAGAATTATTGGAAATTATCTTGATTCAGATGTTATGTTATGGGGTAAATACATGCACATTTGAGTCTCTGTTAATATCCGTTCCCCACTACAATGTATGATGTTGATCTCCCATGTGAAGGAGAGCACTaaatttttccttcaatatGAAAAGTTACCCAAGATCTGCTATTTCTGTTGTCGATTTGGCTATGGTGATCAAGATTGTGAAGAACATTTGTCTAATCTAGCAGCCATTAAGGATCACCTTCCTTAAAAATCTTGGGTGAAGATCAACAATAGAATACTCTTTGCTCCTCGTTCGAAAATGACGGAAAGAAGTCCTGGTAATGGTGTTGATCATGCTGATCCACAAGATGTGCTAGATAGTAACGTTTAATTTTTGAATTCATTGACCACGATCTTCACTGTTGGAGCATGGACTTAATTGCTACAATTTTCTGGGAAGAGGAAGCAGCATTGATGAAAAAGCTAACCTTTTTTCAGAACAAGAATGGTTGATAGATGGATTTGGCACTGCATCAAAAATGGCAAATTCACAATGAGAAATGTGTACCATGCTCTAATAGATTTATTGGAAGTAAATCAGAAAGCTCAAGTTGGCACAAGCTCAGACAAAGATCCAGTATGGAGGAAAATCTGGTCACTTGAGGTCCCCAATAAAACTAAGTATCTTCTCTGGCAAATATGTTACAATTCTCTGCCAACGTCTGGCAACCTTTTGAAGTGAGGAATTTCCACAAATTATACTTGTGATGCACGCAAAGGTATATATGGAAATTTGACACATCTTCTTTTTGAATGTCCTTCATCGGTCCAAATTTGGCCTCTTAGTTTTCTTGATCGAAAACATAATGCATGCTGTCAATCGTGTGTTGatctttgggtaaaggaaatTCTCAGGACTTTGTCGACTAAGCATTGGGAATTATTTAGGGCACTCTGTTATGAAATTTGGTGTCAAAAAATGAAGCGCTCTTCAATGGACTGGTACAAGAACCTTTGTCTATTGTCAAGTTTGTGTAGCACCAACTTGTTGCTTTTCAAGAAGCAAATGCTCAAGTGGTGTCAGCTCCATCTCAAAGCCAAAGTACAATATGGTCCATTCCTCCATGTCCACATTTCAAGATCAATTTTGATGCTTTGGTGTCAAATATTAATCAAGTGATTGGCATTGGAGTTGTCATTGGCACTTATAGTGGTCATTTCATTACTGGTTTATCTAAAAAACTCAAGGGACCAAGTGATGTTCAATTTGTAGAAGCTCTAGCTTCAAGAGGGGCAATCTCACTGGCAAAGGTCTTAGTGATTCCAAGTTTTATTTTGGAAGGGGATGCATCCTCAATTATTAAACTGTTTTACAATTCTGAAGACATTCTCTCAAACACAGGCCCGGTGATTGAGCATGTTCGCTGTATTCTACTAGATCAAAATGCAATGGATGTAACTTGGATACCTAGAGAGGCCAATATGGCTGCACATAATTTGGCACGTTATGCAAAGATGTCCAACCATTTTGAATCTCTTTGGAACTTCTTTCCAACCTTTGTAAAGCAGTTGTTGTTGGATGAATCCCAATAATTTCATTAATAAAATTTCTActacttttttctcaaaaaaaaattgcatagtTATTAGATTTTGTTTTGGTCGAAAACTAGTTTTACTTTGAAATCTTTTATATGtattgtgtttaaaaaaattgaaaacttttaaTTTGAGATTAATGGTTTAATtctataaataaatttattcaAGTTTCAAATGATTATTATGACGTGAATTACTTAACAAGTTAAACAGATTTGGTCATGCCAACCCATTCACAAGTAAATGATGGCACGAAAGTCTGGTAGTTTAAATTAGGGTTGAGATTTTTTGACACAACCACAATAATGACATGACATGATCCATTACCACCCTTATTTTGAATGCCTAGCTAGTGGAGTGGAAATGGACACGTAAATTATAACTAACCAAAAAATAATTGCTAATAGAAAATATGTATGATCTAA
The DNA window shown above is from Coffea arabica cultivar ET-39 chromosome 5e, Coffea Arabica ET-39 HiFi, whole genome shotgun sequence and carries:
- the LOC113743828 gene encoding F-box protein CPR1-like, which translates into the protein MSIPSLPDDLIPEFLARLSPTPLMRFRCVSKSWRALIDSPEFKRMQLRHSTLHYNASDYVFRGHHASGYRICAARWDSAANFQNTLRTIKGSPLSEIALGNSRLVGACNGLICMEDKATPTRVILWNPWIRKSFELPYSRVQSKLSGYLRTLNRSFHYGFGYDDSTDDYKLVRLVQHQVSLHAPAWCEVKVYSLKSNSWRRLPEFPYAVSQGSQRSSGVLCNHALHWIVQGDSIAAIDLKSEEYRLVPMPEILSDKCWWDLGLLEGCLCILSTEYSDPKGTFVLLWVMKDYGRKDSWTKTLRVPVTKFYSTGYIDPIGYSEANKQLVLHKKNQGFLWFYTENPRRGETARIPNLYSTMEGYVCAGSLVQPFGGYGIKKGIKRSRK